Proteins from a single region of Vicia villosa cultivar HV-30 ecotype Madison, WI unplaced genomic scaffold, Vvil1.0 ctg.006556F_1_1, whole genome shotgun sequence:
- the LOC131643007 gene encoding uncharacterized protein LOC131643007 has product MVVGRNGDSNVEALTRWTGAIGQVPQESADYGGKDEFSALGDFRRCNPSIFEGGTHMLTKGVEDWWSDTVQRFKEEGIEKEVKFLKLKRERGQSSGKPYDEKRKQTGVGKKLSGGGTSTPIKCFRFGIEGHRTVDCGKNYVTCFKCKKIGHKANKCRIGSSATCYNCGERGHISSKYDKPKKEQAEGKAFALPGVETTAKERLI; this is encoded by the exons ATGGTTGTAGGAAGGAATGGTGACAGTAATGTTGAGGCATTAacgaggtggactggtgcgattggacaagtgcCGCAAGAAAGTGCcgattatggaggaaaggatgagttcagtGCTTTGGGGGATTTCCGAAGGTGCAATCCGtcgatctttgaaggagg TACTCACATGTTGACTAAAGGAGTTGAGGATTGGTGGAGTGATACTGTGCAGAGATTtaaagaggaaggtattgaa aaagaagtgaagTTTCTAAAGTTGAAACGAGAAAGAGGACAATCcagtgggaaaccgtatgatgaaaAGAGGAAACAAACTGGTGttggcaagaagctaagtgggggaggaacTTCTACTCCAATTAAGTGCTTTAGATTTGGTATTGAGGGTCATCGTACCGTTGATTGTGGTAAGAATTAtgtgacatgttttaagtgtaaAAAAATTGGTCACAAAGCAAACAAGTGTAGAATTGGTTCGAGTgcgacttgttacaattgtggtgagcgaGGTCACATTAGTTCCAAATATGATAAGCCAAAGAAAGAGCAAGCAGAAGGAAAAGCGTTTGCATTGCCTGGTGTTGAGACCACTGCTAAGGAGAggctaatctga